The proteins below come from a single Arthrobacter crystallopoietes genomic window:
- the lysS gene encoding lysine--tRNA ligase encodes MRVRMDKRAKLLESGVEPYPVGVDRTHTLSEVREKYGHLAADETTGETAGVSGRVVFVRNTGKLCFATLQEGNGTRLQAMLSLANVGEEALAGWKSLVDLGDHVFVRGEVISSKRGELSVMADSWSMVSKALRPLPVLHAGLNEETRVRQRYVDLMVRDEARQMVYTRAAIIRSIRETLHNRDYVEVETPMLQLIHGGAAARPFQTHLNAFDQDMTLRIATELFLKRAVVGGIDRVFEIGRIFRNEGVDSTHSPEFTTLESYEAYADQFVMADRMKEMILNAADTVGSRIIETDAGTIDLNGEWRWLGVYPGLSEAVGEEITPETHGSTLRAIAEKHGVKVEPQWDTEQMVIELFGEIVEPTLLQPTFVYDYPPAAQPLARAHRSKPGLIEAWDLIIGGMERGTAFSELIDPVVQRERLTEQSRKAASGDHEAMQLDEDFLRALEYGAPPMGGIGLGIDRLVMLFTQTGIRETILFPLLKPELG; translated from the coding sequence ATGCGCGTGCGCATGGACAAGCGCGCCAAACTGCTCGAGAGCGGTGTGGAGCCCTATCCGGTGGGTGTCGACCGGACCCATACTCTCAGTGAGGTCCGCGAAAAGTACGGTCACCTTGCGGCCGATGAGACCACCGGGGAAACCGCCGGCGTCTCCGGCCGTGTGGTCTTTGTCCGCAACACGGGCAAGCTGTGCTTCGCCACCCTGCAGGAGGGCAACGGAACCCGGCTGCAGGCCATGCTGAGCCTGGCCAACGTCGGTGAGGAAGCGCTGGCGGGCTGGAAGTCCCTGGTGGATCTGGGCGACCACGTGTTTGTGCGCGGCGAGGTCATCTCCTCCAAGCGCGGGGAACTCTCGGTCATGGCCGATTCCTGGTCGATGGTCTCCAAAGCGTTGCGCCCGCTGCCCGTGCTGCATGCCGGCCTGAACGAAGAGACCCGGGTGCGCCAGCGCTACGTGGACCTGATGGTCCGCGACGAGGCGCGCCAGATGGTTTACACCCGCGCTGCGATCATCCGTTCCATCCGGGAAACACTGCACAACCGCGACTACGTAGAGGTGGAGACCCCGATGCTCCAGCTCATCCATGGCGGTGCGGCAGCCCGGCCGTTCCAGACGCACCTGAACGCCTTCGACCAGGACATGACGCTGCGCATCGCCACGGAGCTCTTCCTGAAGCGCGCTGTGGTCGGCGGTATCGACCGGGTGTTTGAGATCGGGCGCATCTTCCGCAATGAAGGTGTGGATTCGACGCATAGCCCGGAATTCACCACCCTGGAAAGTTACGAGGCCTACGCCGACCAGTTTGTGATGGCCGACCGCATGAAGGAAATGATCCTGAACGCCGCGGACACCGTGGGCAGCCGCATTATCGAGACGGACGCCGGCACCATCGACCTTAACGGTGAATGGCGCTGGCTGGGCGTGTATCCGGGACTTTCCGAAGCTGTAGGCGAGGAGATCACGCCCGAAACCCATGGCAGCACATTGCGGGCTATCGCCGAAAAGCATGGCGTCAAGGTGGAACCGCAATGGGACACCGAACAGATGGTGATTGAACTTTTCGGTGAAATCGTGGAGCCGACGCTGCTTCAGCCGACCTTCGTGTACGACTATCCGCCGGCTGCCCAGCCCCTGGCACGTGCGCACCGGAGCAAGCCCGGGCTCATCGAAGCCTGGGACCTGATCATCGGCGGCATGGAGCGCGGTACCGCTTTCTCCGAGCTCATCGACCCTGTTGTCCAGCGTGAACGGCTCACCGAGCAGTCGCGGAAGGCGGCTTCGGGGGACCATGAAGCGATGCAGCTGGACGAAGACTTCCTCCGTGCACTGGAATACGGAGCGCCGCCCATGGGCGGCATCGGCCTGGGTATTGACCGGCTGGTCATGCTCTTCACTCAGACGGGAATCCGGGAGACCATTCTCTTCCCGCTCTTGAAACCTGAATTGGGATAA
- a CDS encoding histone-like nucleoid-structuring protein Lsr2: MAQEVKIILVDDLDGGSADETVRFALDAINYEIDLSSKNADALRDALKTYVEKARKVPTRAGKVKPASAGRSQDASAVRAWARENGYTVSERGRVQSEILEAYRRAHGG, translated from the coding sequence GTGGCACAGGAAGTGAAAATCATTCTGGTTGATGACCTGGATGGTGGCAGTGCCGATGAAACGGTGCGTTTTGCGCTGGATGCAATCAATTATGAGATTGATCTTTCATCGAAGAATGCTGACGCGCTGCGAGATGCGTTGAAGACTTATGTCGAGAAGGCCAGAAAGGTTCCCACCCGCGCCGGAAAGGTCAAGCCGGCTTCTGCAGGCCGCAGCCAGGACGCTTCGGCCGTGCGGGCCTGGGCGCGGGAGAACGGTTACACCGTTAGTGAGCGCGGCCGCGTGCAGTCCGAAATCCTCGAAGCTTACCGGCGGGCGCACGGCGGCTAG
- a CDS encoding ATP-dependent Clp protease ATP-binding subunit yields MFERFTDRARRVVVLAQEEARMLNHNYIGTEHILLGLIHEGEGVAAKALEFLGVSLNGVREQVQEIIGQGQQAPSGHIPFTPRAKKVLELSLREALQLGHNYIGTEHILLGLIREGEGVATQVLVKLGADLNRVRQQVIQLLSGYQGKEPVSASGQQQEGTPAGSVVLDQFGRNLTQAARESKLDPVIGREHEMERVMQVLSRRTKNNPVLIGEPGVGKTAVVEGLAQAIVRGDVPETIKDKQLYTLDLGSLVAGSRYRGDFEERLKKVLKEIRTRGDIILFIDEIHTLVGAGAAEGAIDAASILKPMLARGELQTIGATTLDEYRKHIEKDAALERRFQPIQVNEPSVEHSIQILKGLRDRYEAHHRVSITDGALDAAAHLSHRYVSDRFLPDKAIDLIDEAGARLRIRRMTAPPELKEIDERIAQLKKQKESAIDAQDFEGAASLRDKESKLQDERADKERAWKSGDLDEIAEVDEDLIAEVLANSTGIPVFKLTEEESSRLMHMEDELHKRVIGQDEAIKSISQAIRRTRAGLKDPNRPSGSFIFAGPTGVGKTELAKALAEFLFGEEDALITLDMSEYSEKHTVSRLFGAPPGYVGYEEGGQLTEKVRRRPFSVVLFDEVEKAHADLFNSLLQILEDGRLTDSQGRVVDFKNTVIIMTTNLGTRDISKGVMTGFQSGSDTKTGYERMRARVQDELKQHFRPEFLNRVDDTVVFPQLTQEEIVQIVDLFITRLKKRLAEKNMTIELTPAAKVLLATRGYDPTMGARPLRRTIQREVEDQLSEKILFGEIMPGELIRVDVEGEGENAKFVFSSAGAPKAIEEVPDTPALSQ; encoded by the coding sequence ATGTTTGAGAGATTTACCGACCGTGCCCGTCGCGTTGTCGTGCTGGCTCAAGAAGAAGCCCGCATGCTCAACCACAATTACATTGGTACCGAACATATCCTTCTTGGATTGATCCATGAGGGTGAAGGTGTTGCCGCGAAGGCGCTGGAATTCCTCGGTGTCTCCCTCAACGGGGTGCGTGAGCAGGTGCAGGAGATTATCGGCCAGGGCCAGCAGGCTCCCAGCGGCCATATTCCCTTCACCCCGCGTGCCAAGAAAGTGCTGGAGCTCTCCCTCCGTGAAGCTCTGCAGTTGGGCCACAACTACATCGGCACCGAGCACATCCTGCTCGGCCTCATCCGCGAGGGTGAAGGTGTCGCCACCCAGGTTCTGGTCAAGCTCGGCGCGGACCTGAACCGCGTGCGCCAGCAGGTCATCCAGCTGCTCTCCGGCTACCAGGGCAAGGAGCCCGTCTCCGCCAGCGGCCAGCAGCAGGAAGGTACTCCTGCCGGTTCCGTGGTGCTGGACCAGTTCGGCCGCAACCTGACCCAGGCTGCCCGCGAGTCCAAGCTTGACCCTGTTATCGGGCGCGAGCATGAGATGGAACGCGTCATGCAGGTTCTCTCCCGCCGCACCAAGAACAACCCTGTCCTGATCGGTGAACCCGGTGTCGGCAAGACCGCCGTCGTCGAAGGTTTGGCCCAAGCCATTGTCCGCGGCGACGTTCCGGAAACCATCAAGGACAAGCAGCTGTATACCCTTGATCTCGGTTCGCTCGTCGCGGGGTCCCGCTACCGCGGTGATTTCGAAGAACGCCTGAAGAAGGTGCTGAAGGAAATCCGCACCCGCGGGGACATCATTCTGTTCATTGATGAGATCCACACTCTCGTTGGTGCAGGTGCCGCCGAAGGCGCGATTGACGCAGCCTCGATCCTCAAGCCCATGCTGGCCCGCGGCGAACTGCAGACCATCGGCGCCACCACTCTGGATGAGTACCGCAAGCACATCGAAAAGGATGCTGCACTGGAACGCCGCTTCCAGCCCATCCAGGTCAATGAGCCCTCGGTTGAGCATTCGATTCAGATTCTGAAGGGCCTGCGCGACCGCTATGAAGCACACCACCGTGTGTCCATTACGGACGGCGCCCTGGACGCTGCAGCCCACTTGTCGCACCGCTACGTTTCGGACCGCTTCCTCCCGGACAAGGCCATCGACCTGATCGATGAAGCCGGCGCACGCCTGCGGATCCGCCGTATGACGGCTCCGCCGGAGCTGAAGGAGATCGATGAGCGCATTGCCCAGCTGAAGAAGCAGAAGGAATCTGCCATCGATGCCCAGGACTTCGAAGGCGCCGCCTCGCTGCGTGATAAGGAAAGCAAGCTCCAGGACGAGCGTGCCGACAAGGAACGCGCATGGAAGTCCGGCGACCTGGACGAGATCGCCGAGGTTGACGAGGATCTGATTGCCGAGGTCCTGGCCAACTCCACGGGCATCCCGGTCTTCAAGCTCACCGAAGAAGAGTCCAGCCGGCTCATGCACATGGAAGATGAGCTGCACAAGCGGGTCATCGGCCAGGACGAAGCCATTAAGTCGATCTCGCAGGCTATCCGCCGTACTCGCGCGGGCCTGAAGGATCCCAACCGTCCCAGCGGCTCGTTCATCTTCGCCGGTCCCACCGGTGTGGGTAAGACGGAGCTGGCCAAGGCGCTGGCGGAGTTCCTCTTCGGCGAAGAGGACGCCCTGATAACGCTGGACATGTCCGAATACTCGGAGAAGCACACCGTGTCCAGGCTCTTCGGCGCCCCTCCCGGTTATGTCGGTTATGAAGAAGGCGGCCAGCTGACCGAAAAGGTCCGCCGCCGTCCGTTCTCCGTGGTGCTTTTCGACGAAGTGGAGAAAGCCCACGCGGATTTGTTCAACTCGCTGCTGCAGATCCTTGAGGACGGCCGTCTGACCGACAGCCAGGGACGTGTGGTGGACTTCAAGAACACCGTCATCATCATGACCACCAACCTCGGTACCCGTGACATCTCCAAGGGCGTCATGACCGGCTTCCAGTCCGGTTCGGATACCAAGACCGGTTATGAGCGGATGCGGGCCCGGGTCCAGGATGAGCTCAAGCAGCACTTCCGTCCGGAGTTCCTCAACCGCGTCGACGACACCGTGGTCTTCCCGCAGCTGACGCAGGAAGAGATCGTCCAGATCGTGGACCTGTTCATCACGCGGCTAAAGAAGCGCCTGGCCGAGAAGAACATGACCATCGAGCTGACGCCGGCGGCCAAGGTCCTGCTGGCTACCCGCGGCTACGATCCGACCATGGGTGCGCGGCCGCTGCGCCGGACCATCCAGCGCGAGGTCGAGGACCAGCTCTCCGAGAAGATCCTCTTCGGCGAGATCATGCCCGGCGAACTCATCCGGGTGGACGTCGAAGGCGAGGGCGAAAACGCAAAGTTCGTCTTCTCCAGCGCCGGCGCTCCCAAGGCCATCGAGGAAGTGCCGGACACCCCGGCGCTCTCCCAGTAG
- the nboR gene encoding nicotine blue oxidoreductase, with the protein MTSRSQPTAAVLLAAGAGTRLGRGPKALLEYRQEPLVSYLVSVLRNGGCTEIVVVLGAGAGQIRRQADLSGCRVLDNPHWSGGMGSSFRLGAAAVPAGFHMLAVLVDQPGLTSAIVRRLLDSHKPGRVTAAAYRGTDGELQRGHPVLFDAALVAQAAETASGDSGARGFLLDHTDLIDIVDCSDESDGGDVDTAADLYRLE; encoded by the coding sequence ATGACATCTCGTTCCCAGCCGACCGCCGCCGTGCTGCTCGCCGCGGGAGCAGGCACACGGCTGGGCCGCGGGCCGAAGGCGCTGCTGGAATACCGGCAGGAACCGCTCGTCTCCTATCTGGTATCCGTGCTGCGGAACGGCGGATGCACTGAAATTGTGGTGGTCCTCGGAGCAGGTGCCGGTCAGATCCGGCGGCAGGCCGATTTGTCCGGCTGCCGTGTGTTGGACAATCCCCACTGGTCCGGCGGCATGGGCAGCTCCTTCCGGCTGGGCGCAGCCGCGGTGCCAGCGGGATTCCACATGCTGGCCGTACTGGTGGACCAGCCCGGCCTCACGTCCGCCATCGTCAGGAGGCTGCTGGACAGCCATAAGCCCGGCCGTGTCACCGCGGCGGCTTACCGGGGAACGGACGGCGAATTGCAACGCGGGCATCCGGTGCTGTTCGATGCGGCGCTCGTGGCACAGGCTGCGGAAACAGCGAGCGGTGACAGCGGGGCGCGCGGCTTTCTGCTGGACCACACGGATCTGATCGATATCGTGGACTGCTCGGATGAGTCCGACGGCGGCGACGTCGACACCGCCGCCGACCTTTACCGTCTGGAATGA
- a CDS encoding amino-acid N-acetyltransferase yields MTASFTIRPARTSDVAEIRRLVKPLADKRVLLEKEAVAYFESIQEFKIAEASNGEVIGCGALHVMWEDIAEVRTLATSSAWRGHGVGRALLEALLTEAVSLGVNRVFCLTFEVDFFTRHGFEVMADQSAVDPEVYSELLRSHDEGVAEFLDLARVKPNTLGNTRMIRAV; encoded by the coding sequence ATGACTGCATCCTTCACGATCCGGCCCGCGCGTACGTCCGATGTTGCCGAGATCCGCCGTCTGGTGAAGCCGCTCGCCGACAAGCGTGTGCTGCTGGAGAAGGAAGCCGTGGCCTATTTTGAGAGCATCCAGGAGTTTAAGATCGCGGAGGCTTCCAACGGCGAAGTAATCGGTTGCGGGGCGCTCCACGTGATGTGGGAAGACATCGCCGAAGTACGCACTCTTGCCACCTCATCGGCATGGCGGGGCCACGGGGTGGGCCGGGCGCTGCTCGAGGCACTGCTGACAGAGGCAGTCAGTCTGGGCGTCAACCGGGTCTTCTGCCTGACCTTCGAAGTGGACTTCTTTACCCGGCACGGCTTCGAGGTCATGGCCGACCAGTCCGCAGTTGACCCCGAGGTGTATTCCGAACTGCTGCGGTCTCACGATGAGGGCGTCGCCGAGTTCCTGGACCTGGCCCGGGTCAAGCCGAACACTTTGGGAAACACCCGGATGATCCGGGCGGTCTAA
- a CDS encoding CsbD family protein, with the protein MGLGDRIENKAQEASGKIKEKAGDATDNPDLQAEGQLDQAEAKIKDVGEDVKDRLDGDSKR; encoded by the coding sequence ATGGGTTTGGGCGACAGGATCGAGAACAAGGCTCAGGAAGCCAGCGGTAAGATCAAGGAGAAGGCCGGCGACGCCACGGATAATCCGGACCTGCAGGCCGAAGGCCAGCTGGATCAGGCCGAAGCCAAAATCAAGGATGTCGGGGAAGACGTGAAGGACCGCCTGGACGGCGATTCGAAGCGCTGA
- a CDS encoding A/G-specific adenine glycosylase yields MPNHTITHAKPAPAPGQTRYLHEQITSWFADNARELPWREPQCSPWGIMVSEFMLQQTPVVRVLPVWEQWMQRWPTPAALAAESSGEALRAWGRLGYPRRALRLHSAAAAIVERHGGQVPDTREELLQLPGVGTYTAAAIASFAFERPETVVDTNIRRVHARAVTGNALPAPSLTSAEMKLATALMPGRETKAWNAAVMELGALVCTARSPKCGSCPVREQCAWIAAGQPEAHYVPKGQAWAGTDRQVRGAMMAVLREAETPVLREVLLGTVDLVDHGSGHVLHLTKLRSLGASDEQLARSLDGLLADGLAETAGAGVRLPN; encoded by the coding sequence ATGCCCAACCACACGATCACTCACGCAAAACCGGCTCCGGCGCCAGGTCAGACGCGGTATCTGCATGAACAGATCACGTCCTGGTTCGCCGACAATGCGCGCGAGCTGCCGTGGCGGGAGCCCCAGTGCAGCCCGTGGGGCATCATGGTCAGCGAATTCATGCTTCAACAGACCCCTGTGGTCCGAGTCCTGCCGGTCTGGGAGCAGTGGATGCAGCGGTGGCCCACCCCTGCCGCGCTGGCCGCCGAATCCAGCGGCGAAGCGCTCCGCGCCTGGGGCCGGCTGGGATATCCGCGCCGGGCGCTGCGGCTGCATTCGGCCGCCGCAGCGATCGTGGAGCGGCACGGCGGGCAGGTCCCCGACACCCGGGAAGAACTCCTGCAGCTGCCGGGCGTTGGCACCTATACCGCCGCCGCGATCGCCTCCTTCGCCTTCGAACGGCCGGAAACGGTGGTGGATACCAACATCCGCCGGGTCCATGCCCGCGCCGTCACCGGCAACGCCCTGCCCGCGCCGTCCCTGACGTCGGCGGAAATGAAACTGGCTACAGCGCTAATGCCCGGCCGGGAGACCAAGGCATGGAATGCTGCCGTGATGGAGCTCGGAGCTTTGGTTTGCACCGCGCGCTCCCCCAAGTGCGGCTCCTGCCCGGTGCGGGAGCAGTGTGCTTGGATAGCTGCGGGGCAGCCCGAAGCGCATTATGTGCCCAAGGGACAGGCCTGGGCCGGCACGGACCGACAGGTACGCGGCGCCATGATGGCTGTGCTGCGCGAGGCGGAAACGCCGGTTCTGCGCGAGGTGCTGCTGGGCACGGTGGACCTCGTGGACCACGGCTCGGGACACGTACTCCACCTCACTAAGCTGCGATCGCTCGGCGCCAGCGACGAGCAACTGGCACGTTCTCTGGACGGGCTGCTCGCGGACGGACTCGCCGAAACAGCCGGTGCAGGTGTGCGGTTACCAAATTGA
- the disA gene encoding DNA integrity scanning diadenylate cyclase DisA has product MAKSPEDALKATLARVAPGTALRDGLERILRGRTGALIVLGYDKQVESISSGGFDIGIGFSPTGLRELAKMDGAIVCDQDAANIIKAAVQLVPDPSIPTQESGTRHRTAERVAIQTGLPVISVSQSMQIIALYVDGIRHVLEGSEPVLARANQALATLERYRARLDQVTSSLSALEIEAMVTLRDVAVTLQRQEMVRRISEEISQYVLELGVDGRLLSLQLDELTSGLGPDSEMILRDYAEVKGGIEVEPALKSLRTFSATDLIDLGRIASVLGFQPGVDSLEAVVQPRGYRLLSAVKSVPRAVADRLVDHFGGLQNLMAANIDDLMAVDGIGEQRARVIREGLSRIAETSLLDRFM; this is encoded by the coding sequence ATGGCTAAGAGCCCCGAGGACGCCTTGAAGGCTACCTTGGCACGTGTCGCTCCGGGCACTGCGCTGCGCGACGGTCTGGAACGGATCCTCCGCGGTCGCACGGGCGCCCTGATCGTCCTCGGCTATGACAAGCAGGTGGAGTCAATCAGCAGCGGCGGGTTCGACATTGGCATCGGCTTCTCGCCCACAGGTCTCCGCGAGCTGGCCAAAATGGATGGTGCAATTGTCTGCGACCAGGACGCTGCAAACATCATCAAAGCCGCCGTCCAGCTGGTTCCGGACCCGTCTATTCCCACGCAGGAATCGGGCACCCGGCACCGCACGGCCGAGCGGGTGGCCATCCAGACCGGGCTGCCGGTGATTTCGGTCAGCCAGTCCATGCAGATCATTGCCCTGTATGTTGACGGAATCCGGCATGTGCTTGAAGGTTCGGAGCCGGTGCTGGCCCGCGCCAACCAGGCCCTCGCCACGCTGGAACGCTACCGCGCCCGCCTGGACCAGGTGACCAGCTCGCTTTCGGCCCTGGAGATCGAGGCCATGGTCACGCTGCGGGACGTCGCCGTGACCTTGCAGCGCCAGGAAATGGTCCGGCGGATCTCGGAGGAAATCTCCCAATACGTACTGGAACTCGGCGTCGACGGACGGCTGCTGTCCCTGCAACTCGATGAGCTCACCTCCGGGCTCGGCCCCGACAGCGAAATGATTCTGCGCGACTACGCCGAGGTCAAAGGCGGCATCGAGGTCGAACCTGCCCTGAAATCCCTGCGCACGTTCAGCGCCACGGACCTGATCGATCTGGGGCGGATTGCCAGCGTCCTGGGCTTCCAGCCCGGCGTGGACTCACTCGAAGCGGTTGTCCAGCCGCGCGGCTACCGGCTGCTCTCGGCGGTGAAGTCCGTTCCGCGGGCAGTGGCAGACCGCTTGGTGGACCACTTCGGCGGCCTGCAGAACCTGATGGCGGCGAACATCGATGATCTGATGGCCGTGGACGGAATCGGCGAGCAGCGCGCCCGCGTCATCCGCGAGGGACTTTCCAGAATCGCCGAGACCAGCCTCCTCGACCGCTTTATGTAG
- the radA gene encoding DNA repair protein RadA: MSSKTARAKAPAYRCAECGWSTVKWVGRCGECQAWGTVEEAGAVVSRTTPAAAVAKPAQRIADVDASTAAFQATGIGELDRVLGGGLVPGAVILLAGEPGVGKSTLLLDVAARVAGLARDVLYITGEESAAQVKLRAERISAVADSLYLTAESDLGIALGQIEKTDPSLLIVDSVQTLSSSAVEGSAGGVTQVREVAASLINAAKTRNMTTILVGHVTKDGSIAGPRLLEHLVDVVCQFEGDRHSRLRLLRAIKNRYGPTDEVGCFDLTEEGIEGLADPSGLFMSTAAEPVSGTCITVTMEGRRPLLAEVQALLAETSNAQPRRATSGLDSSRVAMMMAVLQRRAAMSLHKDDSYVATVGGVKLTEPATDLATALAIASAKSNKPLPKGLIAFGEVGLAGEVRPVPGIGRRIQEAERLGFTHAVVPSSHGGPGQVPKGFRVKEVGTVAEALDLLFGAGTASPS; this comes from the coding sequence ATGAGTTCGAAGACCGCACGCGCCAAAGCGCCCGCCTACCGATGTGCCGAATGCGGCTGGAGCACCGTCAAGTGGGTAGGCCGTTGCGGCGAGTGCCAGGCCTGGGGCACCGTGGAGGAGGCCGGGGCAGTCGTCTCAAGAACGACGCCGGCCGCGGCCGTGGCGAAACCGGCGCAGCGCATCGCGGACGTAGACGCCTCGACGGCGGCTTTCCAGGCCACCGGCATCGGCGAACTGGACCGGGTGCTGGGCGGCGGGCTGGTGCCCGGCGCCGTCATTCTGCTGGCGGGTGAGCCGGGCGTGGGCAAGTCCACCCTGCTGCTCGACGTGGCGGCGCGGGTCGCCGGATTGGCCAGGGATGTTCTGTACATCACCGGCGAGGAATCGGCCGCGCAGGTCAAGCTGCGCGCCGAACGCATTTCCGCCGTCGCGGATTCCCTGTATCTGACCGCCGAATCGGATCTGGGCATCGCACTGGGCCAGATCGAAAAGACGGACCCCTCGCTGCTCATCGTGGATTCGGTCCAGACCCTGAGCAGCTCTGCAGTCGAGGGCAGCGCCGGCGGCGTGACCCAGGTCCGCGAAGTCGCTGCCTCGCTGATCAACGCAGCGAAAACCCGGAATATGACCACCATCCTGGTTGGCCATGTCACCAAGGACGGCTCCATTGCCGGGCCCCGCCTGCTGGAGCACCTCGTGGATGTGGTCTGCCAATTCGAGGGAGACCGACACTCCAGGCTGCGGCTGCTTCGTGCCATCAAGAACCGCTACGGCCCCACCGACGAAGTGGGCTGCTTCGACCTGACTGAAGAGGGGATCGAAGGACTGGCTGACCCCAGCGGGCTGTTCATGTCGACGGCGGCGGAGCCGGTTTCCGGTACCTGCATCACGGTGACTATGGAGGGCCGCAGACCGCTCCTGGCCGAGGTGCAGGCACTGCTCGCGGAGACCTCCAATGCGCAGCCGCGCCGGGCTACCAGCGGCCTTGATTCCTCCCGGGTGGCCATGATGATGGCCGTGTTGCAGCGCCGGGCAGCCATGTCGCTGCACAAGGATGACAGCTACGTGGCCACCGTCGGCGGCGTGAAGCTGACGGAACCGGCCACTGATCTGGCCACGGCGCTGGCCATCGCCTCGGCCAAAAGCAACAAGCCGCTGCCCAAGGGCCTGATCGCCTTCGGCGAGGTGGGACTGGCCGGAGAGGTCCGGCCCGTGCCCGGAATCGGACGGCGCATCCAGGAAGCGGAACGGCTGGGCTTCACCCATGCCGTCGTCCCTTCTTCCCACGGCGGGCCCGGGCAGGTGCCCAAGGGATTCCGCGTCAAGGAAGTCGGCACCGTGGCCGAGGCACTGGATCTGCTCTTCGGCGCGGGCACTGCCAGCCCCAGTTAA
- a CDS encoding FUSC family protein, producing MSTGGPLSRARTFLRNRTRVGFSRSKASLFPAARMTLCAVAAYVIAEQLLGHEGPLFAATASLVALGFATGPRFRKVMEVAIGCTLGIAVGDLLLHFLGSGIWQAAAVLLISILLARFLDSGSIFSTQMGLQSVLVVLLPAPDGGPFTRSLDAVVGGAMALIVTMLIPGDPRSAPKTNLQKLLSELASVLRECSNALSRSDSTLAWHALVRARASQKLIDDVRTSFSGAQEVARISPAYRRHREEVGDLQKSAEMIDLAMRNSRVFSRRLTSAINHAAMTDDAIESFAEVLLEAADAVEVLSAGLSDPDGGARERRLSSARNELAAVATRLHPKTLGIQKLEGEGLVLVFRPLMVDLLEATGLTHDEAAAYLPKL from the coding sequence ATGAGTACCGGCGGCCCTCTCTCGCGAGCCCGTACTTTCCTGCGCAACCGGACCCGCGTGGGTTTCAGCCGGAGCAAAGCGTCCCTTTTTCCGGCTGCGCGGATGACACTTTGTGCCGTCGCCGCCTACGTGATCGCCGAGCAGCTCCTGGGCCACGAGGGTCCGCTGTTCGCCGCAACGGCGTCGCTGGTGGCACTGGGCTTCGCCACCGGTCCGCGTTTCCGCAAGGTCATGGAAGTAGCCATCGGCTGCACCCTGGGCATCGCCGTCGGTGATTTGCTCCTGCATTTCCTCGGCTCCGGAATCTGGCAGGCCGCCGCCGTCCTCTTGATCTCCATCCTGCTGGCGCGTTTCCTCGACAGCGGCTCTATCTTCTCCACGCAAATGGGCCTCCAGTCCGTGCTTGTGGTGCTGTTGCCGGCCCCCGACGGCGGCCCGTTCACGCGCAGTCTGGATGCGGTGGTGGGTGGGGCAATGGCGCTGATCGTGACCATGCTCATCCCCGGGGACCCGCGCTCCGCCCCGAAAACCAACCTGCAGAAGCTGCTCAGCGAGCTGGCGTCGGTGCTGCGCGAATGTTCCAATGCGCTCAGCCGCAGCGACTCCACGCTGGCCTGGCACGCCCTGGTCCGGGCACGCGCCTCGCAGAAGCTGATTGACGATGTCCGCACGTCCTTCTCGGGCGCGCAGGAAGTGGCCCGGATATCCCCCGCGTACCGCCGCCACCGCGAAGAAGTGGGCGATCTGCAGAAGTCGGCGGAGATGATTGACCTGGCGATGCGCAACAGCCGGGTCTTCTCCCGGCGCCTGACCTCTGCCATCAACCATGCGGCGATGACCGACGACGCCATCGAATCCTTCGCCGAGGTGCTGCTGGAAGCCGCCGACGCCGTCGAGGTACTCTCCGCGGGCCTGTCGGACCCGGACGGCGGGGCGCGCGAACGCCGGCTCAGCTCTGCCCGGAACGAACTGGCCGCGGTGGCCACTCGGCTGCATCCGAAGACCCTGGGCATCCAGAAGCTGGAAGGTGAAGGCCTGGTCCTCGTCTTCCGTCCACTCATGGTCGACCTGCTGGAGGCAACCGGCCTGACCCATGACGAAGCGGCAGCGTACCTGCCCAAACTGTGA